The archaeon BMS3Bbin15 genome includes the window GCGAAGGGTGAAGAAAAGCGATATAGAGAAACTGTCAAGAGCGACAGGAGCAACAATAGTAACAAACCTTGAGGATATATCTGAAAAGGACCTGGGATATGCTGGTATGGTCGAGGAAGTGAAAATCGGCGATGACGAAATGGTCTTTGTGAGAGAGTGTAAGGAACCTAAAGCTGTGACAATACTCGTGAGAGGAGGAACCGAACATATAGTGGATGAGGTTGAGAGAGCTCTGGAAGACTGCCTCGGAGTGGTGCCAGCTGCAATGAAAGACGGAAAGATAGTTGCAGGTGGAGGAGCACCTGAAATAGAAACTGCAAAGGAACTCAGAGACTATGCAAAAAGCGTAGGCGGAAGAGAACAGCTTGCAATAGAGGCATTCGCTGACGCTATGGAAGTTATACCTAAAGCACTGGCTGAAAACGCAGGACTCGACCCGATAGATACTCTTGTAGACCTGAGGTCTAAACATGAAGAAAAAGGCGGAGAAGTATATGGACTGGACGTATACTCAGGAAAAGCAACAGATATGTTCAGAAATGGTATTGTAGAGCCATTAAGAGTCAAAACTCAGGCGATAGACAGCGCTAGCGAAGTTGCAGTGATGATTCTAAGAATAGATGACGTAATAGCTGCAAAGAACCTGGGCGGTGGCGCAGGAGAAGGTG containing:
- the groL_2 gene encoding 60 kDa chaperonin — translated: MKKSDIEKLSRATGATIVTNLEDISEKDLGYAGMVEEVKIGDDEMVFVRECKEPKAVTILVRGGTEHIVDEVERALEDCLGVVPAAMKDGKIVAGGGAPEIETAKELRDYAKSVGGREQLAIEAFADAMEVIPKALAENAGLDPIDTLVDLRSKHEEKGGEVYGLDVYSGKATDMFRNGIVEPLRVKTQAIDSASEVAVMILRIDDVIAAKNLGGGAGEGGMPDMGGMGGMPPM